Proteins from one Mesotoga infera genomic window:
- a CDS encoding glutathione peroxidase, which produces MSIYDFNMISIEGWNRPLSEYRDKVILIVNTASKCGFTPQYKGLQKLYDDYKEKGFVILGFPANDFLRQEPGTNEEIKEFCSVTYNITFPMFEKIHVKGKEIHPLYKYLTAGGGKEEFAGKISWNFTKFLINRQGEVIARFAPKDDPEKIRPYIEEAL; this is translated from the coding sequence ATGAGCATATACGATTTTAACATGATCTCCATCGAGGGATGGAATAGGCCTCTCTCAGAATACAGGGACAAAGTTATCCTCATAGTCAATACGGCCAGTAAGTGCGGTTTCACTCCACAGTACAAAGGCCTTCAGAAGCTCTACGATGACTACAAGGAAAAGGGATTTGTCATTCTAGGATTTCCGGCCAACGATTTTTTAAGGCAGGAACCGGGCACCAATGAGGAAATAAAAGAGTTTTGCAGTGTTACGTACAATATAACCTTCCCTATGTTCGAGAAGATCCATGTTAAAGGTAAAGAAATACATCCTCTTTACAAGTATCTCACAGCTGGAGGAGGCAAAGAGGAGTTCGCAGGAAAGATTAGCTGGAATTTTACGAAGTTCCTTATTAACAGACAGGGAGAGGTAATCGCACGTTTCGCTCCAAAGGA
- a CDS encoding NEW3 domain-containing protein, producing the protein MKRGLVLIVLLCLIVFTGFAKTYVYEAIPETGLAKTILALEKLPVFGTVFMIGAHPDDEDNGLIAYLAKGLHLETYYLVSNWGQGGQNEIGPELYEALGVLRSQELASARAIDGGKQLCFNAYDFGYSKTAEETFNNPSWDKETIIGNLVELIRIYKPDIVLSRHAPTGGHGHHQACGVLVPEAVAAAADPNMYPEQLEAGLQVWQVKKLYQAGSGGVRVNTGEYDYVLGYSYNQIGRIARGSHQCQGMAGSLGTPGDAYSSYVLLSSVVGTEETGMFDNLDFSLKAISNGIEGDPEVISKIDGMLLQLNGITSSILAGFNAMDPTGIGDEVLEGLSLVREIIAFAAESNLSDNNKELLIERLTLKEADFLAAAREVFSTKLLVSGNDSTIVPGQSFEVTATFWNLGKEVIDKAELSLVLPEGWTVDKENVAFEAIKFNTNVQAKFTVTVGADAVYTDAFDKNPISAVAVWEVMDTSVWTESIADVRVVPKISVSLDPERLMAPASSSDITRTITVKVQNNSKGAVTGNVSLEIPAGWELVTKDTSFSLGKENESKSIQVEFKIPANAPLGESEIVAEAIVDGEIFNKGFQVIAYPHIETKNYYKSSVARVAVIDVKVAPGLKVGYVDGGLDINTVYLRQMGVDVTELSPADLASGDLSKYDTIVIGIRAATTRPDIEANSARLNEYVFNGGNLLVQYHKTGEYQSSWAPFDFTISRNRVTVEEAEMKILVPDHPIFNWPNAIGDSDWEGWKQERGLYFPNKWAPEFTPLIDTDDPGEDIEPGSLLIANYGKGTYIYTALVWYRQLDYLVPGGYRVFANMLSLPKVK; encoded by the coding sequence ATGAAGAGAGGTCTGGTTCTAATTGTGCTTTTGTGCTTGATTGTTTTCACTGGTTTCGCCAAGACATACGTCTACGAAGCGATACCGGAAACCGGTCTCGCAAAAACGATACTTGCACTTGAAAAGCTACCGGTATTTGGAACCGTATTTATGATCGGTGCCCACCCAGATGACGAAGACAACGGGTTAATTGCTTATCTGGCAAAGGGTCTCCATCTGGAAACATACTATCTGGTTTCCAACTGGGGGCAGGGCGGCCAGAACGAGATTGGACCGGAGCTTTATGAGGCTCTGGGCGTTTTAAGATCACAGGAACTGGCATCAGCCAGGGCAATCGATGGGGGAAAGCAACTCTGTTTCAATGCTTACGATTTCGGTTACTCCAAGACGGCCGAGGAGACCTTCAACAATCCAAGCTGGGACAAAGAGACGATTATCGGAAACCTGGTCGAACTCATAAGGATCTACAAACCAGATATAGTTCTCTCAAGACATGCTCCAACAGGCGGCCACGGCCATCACCAGGCTTGTGGTGTGTTGGTTCCGGAAGCGGTAGCGGCTGCCGCGGATCCCAACATGTACCCCGAACAGCTCGAAGCCGGACTCCAGGTCTGGCAGGTAAAGAAACTTTATCAGGCCGGTTCCGGCGGCGTTAGAGTCAATACCGGCGAATATGACTATGTGTTAGGCTACTCCTACAACCAGATAGGTCGCATTGCGCGCGGTAGCCATCAGTGTCAGGGAATGGCCGGAAGCCTTGGAACACCGGGAGATGCATATTCAAGTTATGTGCTTCTGAGTAGTGTTGTTGGAACAGAAGAGACAGGTATGTTTGATAACCTGGATTTCTCCCTAAAGGCCATTTCCAACGGCATAGAAGGGGACCCTGAAGTTATTTCGAAGATAGACGGCATGCTCCTCCAATTGAATGGCATCACGAGTTCGATTCTCGCCGGATTCAACGCGATGGATCCTACGGGCATCGGTGATGAAGTCCTCGAAGGACTGTCGCTGGTGAGAGAGATAATAGCGTTCGCAGCTGAATCCAATCTCTCGGATAACAACAAAGAACTCCTAATTGAAAGACTGACATTGAAAGAAGCCGACTTCCTCGCAGCGGCTCGCGAAGTCTTCTCGACAAAACTGTTGGTAAGTGGAAACGACTCCACCATAGTACCAGGCCAGAGTTTTGAAGTGACAGCGACTTTCTGGAACCTTGGCAAAGAAGTCATAGACAAAGCCGAGCTGTCTCTGGTTCTTCCCGAAGGCTGGACCGTCGATAAGGAAAATGTGGCTTTCGAAGCCATCAAGTTCAACACCAACGTACAGGCCAAGTTCACCGTCACAGTTGGTGCAGATGCTGTCTACACAGACGCTTTTGACAAAAACCCGATCAGCGCTGTGGCGGTATGGGAAGTTATGGATACATCAGTCTGGACGGAATCGATTGCCGATGTCAGGGTTGTTCCAAAGATTTCCGTCTCTCTCGATCCTGAAAGATTAATGGCTCCCGCATCTTCTTCGGACATAACCAGAACCATTACTGTGAAAGTTCAGAATAACTCTAAAGGTGCAGTAACGGGAAACGTTTCTCTGGAAATCCCCGCAGGTTGGGAGCTTGTAACTAAGGACACCTCTTTCTCTTTGGGCAAAGAAAACGAGTCAAAGTCGATTCAGGTAGAATTCAAGATTCCTGCCAACGCCCCTCTTGGAGAATCGGAAATCGTCGCAGAAGCGATAGTTGATGGAGAGATTTTCAACAAGGGCTTCCAGGTCATTGCATATCCTCACATAGAAACGAAGAACTACTACAAGTCATCCGTCGCAAGAGTAGCGGTTATCGATGTTAAAGTAGCCCCGGGTCTTAAGGTTGGCTATGTTGATGGCGGACTGGATATCAATACTGTGTATCTGAGACAAATGGGAGTGGATGTCACCGAATTGAGCCCCGCCGACCTTGCTTCTGGAGATCTCAGCAAATACGACACTATCGTTATAGGTATAAGGGCAGCTACAACAAGACCCGATATTGAGGCAAATTCCGCACGACTGAACGAGTATGTGTTCAATGGCGGTAATCTCCTGGTTCAGTATCACAAAACCGGTGAATATCAGAGCAGTTGGGCTCCCTTCGATTTCACCATTAGCAGAAACAGAGTCACCGTCGAGGAAGCCGAAATGAAGATACTCGTCCCCGATCATCCGATTTTCAACTGGCCTAATGCGATCGGAGATTCAGACTGGGAAGGCTGGAAACAGGAAAGAGGTCTCTACTTCCCGAATAAATGGGCACCGGAATTCACGCCTTTGATCGATACCGATGATCCTGGAGAGGATATCGAGCCCGGCTCATTGTTGATTGCAAACTACGGAAAGGGAACCTACATCTACACAGCACTCGTCTGGTACAGACAGCTAGATTACCTCGTACCGGGTGGCTACAGAGTCTTTGCAAATATGCTTAGTTTGCCAAAGGTAAAGTGA
- a CDS encoding ROK family protein, with protein MRIVRCEGLISRADISRKSGLSKPVVSVVVNNFISQGSIVEAKEGESSRKGGKKPILLSFVPDYKYIVGVDVGGNKLISILSDLDGKIVEKAKFSTKSICDEKAFFELVEKSVLAVMKVPVSKVMGIGIGVPGTVSPESGMIFYMPAFGLRKVNLKRHVEERFKVPTFISNDVTLNALGEMWAGAAKGCRNVFLMALGTGTGAGLIINNELYEGTSGMAGEIGYMITDWSREKNLSFVFGSLESWFSGYAFEKLLSEFENEPTVAQMFDHSDVNPRFKEIVTVACEHLSVVVANVITLLDPDVVVITGGIGYNQYDRILSLIMPVLKRTVPGEILERVTFKRGELGEMGVSLGAVCNVQRKVFMKV; from the coding sequence ATGAGAATTGTAAGATGTGAAGGATTGATCTCCAGGGCGGATATATCCAGAAAGAGCGGTCTTAGCAAGCCTGTGGTATCGGTCGTTGTGAACAACTTCATCTCTCAAGGTTCAATAGTTGAAGCAAAAGAAGGCGAGAGTTCACGTAAGGGTGGAAAAAAACCTATCCTTCTGTCTTTCGTTCCAGACTATAAGTACATAGTCGGTGTCGACGTTGGTGGTAACAAGCTGATCTCTATACTGTCAGACCTTGATGGCAAAATAGTCGAAAAAGCAAAGTTCTCCACAAAATCTATTTGCGATGAAAAGGCGTTCTTCGAACTTGTAGAGAAATCAGTGCTAGCTGTGATGAAAGTTCCGGTTTCGAAAGTTATGGGAATCGGAATCGGTGTTCCCGGAACTGTGTCCCCCGAGAGTGGAATGATCTTTTACATGCCTGCGTTCGGTCTTAGAAAAGTGAATTTGAAGAGGCATGTCGAAGAGAGATTCAAAGTTCCGACCTTCATTTCGAACGATGTTACACTCAATGCCCTCGGAGAAATGTGGGCCGGAGCAGCGAAAGGCTGCAGAAACGTTTTTTTGATGGCTCTCGGTACGGGAACTGGCGCCGGATTGATCATAAACAACGAGCTTTATGAAGGTACGAGCGGAATGGCCGGCGAAATAGGTTACATGATAACTGACTGGAGCAGGGAAAAGAATTTAAGTTTTGTCTTTGGGAGCCTTGAAAGCTGGTTTTCCGGATACGCCTTTGAAAAACTCCTTTCCGAATTCGAAAACGAACCAACAGTTGCACAGATGTTTGACCACTCCGATGTGAATCCCCGATTCAAGGAGATAGTCACGGTCGCCTGCGAACACCTTAGTGTGGTCGTTGCGAATGTCATCACACTACTGGATCCAGATGTAGTCGTCATAACTGGTGGAATCGGGTACAACCAATACGACAGGATACTCAGTCTAATAATGCCGGTACTAAAGAGGACAGTTCCGGGTGAAATACTCGAACGCGTGACATTCAAGCGCGGAGAACTCGGCGAAATGGGCGTTTCGCTGGGAGCTGTCTGCAACGTTCAAAGAAAGGTTTTCATGAAAGTATGA
- a CDS encoding extracellular solute-binding protein, which produces MKRALLLFLVVSIVFAGFAGAVKITYWQYYYETKVKLVDQLIEEFEKLNPGIEVEQVTFPYENFNEKVAVSVPAGIGPDVLTLFYGWIPLYVTSGYLVPLPANEFSPEYLNSEFFPFVSKGIEFNGVPYALPTAVRTLALFWNKDLFAEAGLDPETPPTTFAEMVDYAKKLTKYDEKGNIIQEGLTMQPSGQGHQWIREVLVRQVGGTPYSADNRTVLYYQTAPEALKVYTDLITKDKVGYPGFLNDDVTAFRSLKAAMTIDGSFRLGTFRPLTNLNWGVTELPSMNGVKSNFASFWAHAITTNATGEKLDASIKFLKFITSEYAQELWLKQVGELPANPKVAAAYYDHPEYGPFLKGLEYAHATFFVDESGQRQVMMDAVDKVWIQGMDPIKAFKEAAEEDQAIIDDFWSRVE; this is translated from the coding sequence ATGAAAAGAGCACTTTTATTGTTTCTGGTTGTTTCGATTGTTTTTGCAGGTTTCGCCGGTGCAGTAAAGATAACTTATTGGCAGTACTACTACGAAACTAAAGTGAAACTGGTGGATCAGTTGATCGAAGAGTTCGAAAAGCTGAATCCAGGGATCGAAGTAGAACAGGTTACTTTCCCCTATGAGAACTTCAACGAAAAGGTGGCCGTGTCGGTACCTGCCGGAATCGGGCCAGATGTTCTCACCCTTTTCTACGGATGGATTCCACTTTACGTTACTTCGGGATATCTGGTACCACTTCCCGCGAATGAATTTTCACCGGAATACTTGAACAGTGAATTCTTCCCGTTCGTGTCAAAAGGAATAGAATTTAATGGCGTACCGTACGCTCTTCCAACAGCAGTAAGGACTCTGGCACTCTTCTGGAACAAGGATCTCTTTGCAGAAGCCGGTCTCGACCCGGAAACTCCACCCACTACTTTCGCAGAGATGGTAGATTACGCGAAAAAGCTGACCAAATACGACGAAAAGGGTAATATAATTCAGGAAGGTCTGACGATGCAGCCATCCGGTCAGGGTCACCAATGGATAAGAGAGGTTCTTGTCAGACAGGTAGGTGGAACTCCCTACAGCGCCGACAATAGGACAGTTCTTTACTACCAGACTGCACCGGAAGCCCTGAAGGTATACACCGACCTGATCACCAAAGACAAGGTTGGTTACCCGGGTTTCTTGAACGATGACGTTACGGCCTTCAGATCTTTGAAAGCCGCGATGACTATCGACGGTTCTTTCAGACTCGGGACCTTCAGACCTCTAACCAATCTCAACTGGGGAGTCACGGAACTTCCATCGATGAACGGTGTGAAGTCTAACTTCGCCTCTTTCTGGGCACACGCGATAACGACCAACGCGACTGGTGAAAAGCTGGACGCTTCGATCAAGTTCCTCAAATTCATAACCTCCGAGTATGCTCAAGAACTGTGGCTCAAGCAGGTTGGTGAACTTCCGGCCAATCCGAAAGTTGCGGCTGCCTACTACGATCATCCTGAATACGGACCGTTCCTAAAGGGGCTTGAATATGCCCACGCGACATTCTTTGTTGACGAGAGTGGACAGCGCCAGGTAATGATGGATGCCGTCGATAAGGTCTGGATACAGGGAATGGATCCTATAAAGGCTTTCAAGGAAGCGGCCGAAGAAGATCAGGCAATAATCGACGATTTCTGGTCGAGAGTAGAGTAA
- a CDS encoding carbohydrate ABC transporter permease, which translates to MKISQKRIITAYLFLAIPLVFYIVVRFYPMIYAFWLSFTNWKLISPKKDFVGFDNFVKIFKDKVFVTSLWNTIKYVTFGVPLVIVLSLFLAVTLNKVKHLQWFYRLLYVMPYITPLVAVSWVWRWIYQRPPAGILNNLLMAFGLDAQPFLTSMNQSLPAIVVTTVWVNLGYCIIVFLAGLQTIPQEYIEAAKIDGATSRQSFFKITIPLLNPVTVFLVVTQSITFLRIFTQVYNMTDQGSGGPLNATKPLVLYIYQKAFRSFDMGLASSATVILFLLIMGITLVQLLVLNKRVQY; encoded by the coding sequence ATGAAAATTAGTCAGAAAAGGATTATTACAGCGTATTTATTCCTCGCTATCCCATTGGTCTTCTATATAGTTGTCCGTTTCTATCCGATGATATACGCTTTCTGGTTGAGTTTCACAAACTGGAAGCTGATTTCACCAAAGAAGGATTTTGTTGGCTTCGACAATTTCGTAAAGATTTTCAAAGATAAGGTATTCGTGACTTCTCTATGGAATACCATCAAGTATGTTACTTTTGGTGTACCACTGGTGATAGTTCTTTCCCTTTTTCTGGCCGTAACACTCAACAAAGTAAAGCATTTACAGTGGTTTTACCGTTTGCTTTATGTTATGCCTTACATCACACCCCTGGTAGCGGTGAGCTGGGTCTGGAGATGGATCTACCAGAGACCGCCCGCGGGTATATTGAATAACCTACTGATGGCTTTTGGCCTCGATGCGCAGCCCTTTCTGACCAGCATGAATCAGTCACTGCCGGCCATAGTGGTAACTACGGTCTGGGTGAATCTTGGATACTGTATAATCGTGTTTCTTGCAGGATTGCAAACCATACCACAGGAGTACATAGAGGCAGCCAAAATAGACGGAGCGACATCAAGGCAGTCTTTCTTCAAAATAACCATACCGCTCCTTAATCCAGTCACAGTATTTCTTGTGGTCACACAAAGCATTACGTTCCTGAGGATCTTCACACAGGTTTACAACATGACCGATCAGGGATCGGGAGGTCCTCTCAATGCGACCAAACCCCTGGTGCTTTATATATATCAGAAGGCCTTCAGATCTTTTGACATGGGTCTCGCTTCTAGCGCAACCGTCATACTTTTCTTGTTAATAATGGGTATCACGCTGGTGCAACTGCTGGTATTGAACAAGCGAGTCCAATACTGA
- a CDS encoding carbohydrate ABC transporter permease, translating into MTRTDRKTSIFAYIFLSIFAIVMVFPFVWMFSSSFKTSEEIYEMTVIPRDPSLANYEFIFNYSMFPRWFLNSIIVAVVTTISVLFFDSLVGYTLAKYNFPGKNIIFILILSTLMIPTEMLVIPWYIMVRQLKWMETYWSIMFPGMISAFGVFLMKQFMSTIPDDLLDAARIDGVSEFGIFLRIVMPLVKPALATLAIFNFIGNWNAFLWPLIVAQTPKMYTLPVGVSYFSSENLTRWELIMTGAAVSTIPLIIFFIIFQKQIVKGIAMSGLKG; encoded by the coding sequence ATGACTAGGACAGACAGGAAAACAAGTATTTTTGCCTATATATTTTTATCGATCTTTGCGATTGTAATGGTCTTCCCTTTCGTATGGATGTTTTCTTCTTCTTTCAAAACATCCGAGGAGATCTACGAGATGACCGTAATTCCTAGAGACCCCTCGCTGGCCAACTACGAGTTCATTTTCAACTACTCCATGTTTCCCAGATGGTTCCTGAACAGTATTATAGTAGCCGTGGTGACAACTATCTCGGTACTCTTTTTCGACTCACTAGTAGGCTATACACTGGCCAAATATAATTTCCCGGGCAAAAACATCATATTCATACTCATACTCAGCACACTAATGATCCCAACCGAGATGTTGGTCATACCGTGGTACATAATGGTCAGGCAGTTGAAATGGATGGAGACTTACTGGAGCATAATGTTCCCGGGTATGATAAGTGCCTTCGGTGTTTTTCTGATGAAGCAGTTCATGTCGACAATACCGGACGACCTGCTCGATGCCGCGAGAATCGACGGAGTCTCTGAATTTGGTATATTCCTGAGAATTGTGATGCCTCTCGTAAAGCCGGCGCTCGCGACGCTTGCGATCTTCAACTTTATAGGCAACTGGAACGCTTTTCTGTGGCCTCTCATCGTTGCACAAACACCGAAGATGTACACTCTTCCGGTCGGTGTGTCTTACTTTTCGAGCGAAAATCTCACCAGATGGGAACTCATAATGACCGGTGCTGCCGTCTCGACTATACCGCTGATCATTTTCTTTATCATCTTCCAGAAACAGATCGTAAAAGGGATCGCCATGTCGGGACTGAAGGGATGA
- a CDS encoding amidohydrolase family protein, protein MRIIDSHVHFPTPDFFGKPEGRVHPWLAQERTRWRKAWQFDGAEPLQSKDELVERWYREAIKYDISVVFVTSGGNDAMSEIVKAHPDRFYGYAHHDPSLKEAPYLLEKAIKEQGLKGYKILGPAVNTPLDCKDLYPVWEVAQGENIPVLIHFGIMGSAGGIANHVNINPLIIHDVAKNFPDLKIIVPHFGCGYIFETLNLCWACPNVYIDTSGSNQWMRWMPYEVNLEILFRKYRETIGPGRILFGTDSSYFPRGYAKSYFDEQFKAMINVGYSDDEIDKVVFGNIDDLLKGR, encoded by the coding sequence ATGCGAATAATTGACTCTCACGTCCATTTTCCCACACCCGATTTTTTTGGCAAGCCCGAAGGTAGAGTTCATCCGTGGTTGGCTCAGGAAAGGACACGCTGGAGAAAGGCCTGGCAGTTCGATGGAGCCGAGCCCTTGCAATCTAAAGATGAACTTGTAGAGAGATGGTACAGAGAAGCGATCAAGTACGATATCTCGGTAGTCTTTGTGACTTCTGGAGGTAACGATGCCATGTCGGAGATAGTTAAGGCTCACCCCGACAGATTCTACGGTTACGCTCATCACGATCCTTCGCTGAAAGAGGCTCCCTACTTGCTAGAAAAGGCCATCAAGGAGCAGGGCTTGAAGGGGTACAAAATACTCGGGCCGGCGGTGAACACTCCCCTAGACTGCAAAGATCTATACCCGGTTTGGGAGGTTGCCCAGGGAGAGAATATACCCGTATTGATTCATTTCGGCATCATGGGCTCGGCTGGTGGTATCGCCAACCATGTGAACATCAATCCGCTGATAATACATGATGTGGCTAAAAATTTCCCCGATTTGAAGATTATCGTACCGCATTTTGGTTGTGGATACATTTTCGAGACCTTGAACCTCTGCTGGGCCTGTCCCAACGTATATATCGACACCAGTGGATCGAACCAGTGGATGAGATGGATGCCTTACGAAGTCAATCTCGAAATCCTTTTCAGAAAATACAGAGAAACTATAGGTCCGGGAAGAATTCTGTTCGGCACTGATTCGAGTTACTTCCCGAGAGGTTATGCAAAGTCCTATTTCGACGAGCAATTCAAAGCCATG